The following proteins come from a genomic window of Streptomyces sp. NBC_01716:
- a CDS encoding acyl-CoA thioesterase, whose translation MTNPAERLVDLLDLERIEVNIFRGRSPHESLQRVFGGQVAGQALVAAGRTTENDRPVNSLHAYFLRPGTPGVPIVYQVERVRDGRSFTTRRVTAVQEGRTIFNLTASFHHPEEGGFEHQLPPRLDFPDPESLPTVADEVREHLGGLPEAFERMARRQPFDIRYADRLRWTAEEIREADPRSAVWMRAVGPLGDDPLVHTCALTYASDMTLLDAVRIPVEPLWGPRGYDMASLDHAMWFHRPFRADEWFLYDQESPIATGGRGLARGRIYDRSGRLLVSVVQEGLFRKLGG comes from the coding sequence ATGACGAATCCCGCCGAGCGGCTGGTCGATCTGCTCGATCTGGAGCGGATCGAGGTCAACATCTTCCGCGGGCGCAGCCCGCACGAATCGCTGCAACGGGTCTTCGGCGGCCAGGTCGCCGGCCAGGCGCTGGTCGCGGCCGGGCGCACCACGGAGAACGACCGGCCGGTCAACTCGCTGCACGCCTACTTCCTGCGGCCGGGCACGCCCGGCGTGCCGATCGTCTACCAGGTGGAGCGGGTGCGCGACGGCCGGTCGTTCACCACGCGCCGGGTCACGGCGGTGCAGGAGGGGCGGACGATCTTCAATCTGACGGCGTCCTTCCACCACCCGGAGGAGGGCGGCTTCGAGCACCAGCTGCCACCGCGTCTCGACTTCCCGGACCCCGAGTCGCTGCCGACGGTGGCCGACGAGGTCCGTGAGCATCTGGGCGGGCTGCCCGAGGCGTTCGAGCGGATGGCGCGCCGTCAGCCGTTCGACATCCGCTACGCGGACCGGCTGCGCTGGACGGCGGAGGAGATCCGTGAGGCCGATCCGCGCAGCGCGGTGTGGATGCGGGCGGTGGGCCCGCTGGGCGACGACCCGTTGGTGCACACCTGCGCGCTGACGTACGCGAGCGACATGACGTTGCTGGACGCGGTCCGTATCCCCGTCGAGCCGCTGTGGGGGCCGCGCGGGTACGACATGGCGTCGCTGGACCACGCGATGTGGTTCCACCGGCCGTTCCGGGCGGACGAGTGGTTCCTGTACGACCAGGAGTCGCCCATCGCGACCGGCGGGCGGGGTCTGGCCCGGGGCCGTATCTACGACCGCTCGGGCCGGCTTCTGGTCTCAGTCGTCCAGGAGGGGTTGTTCCGCAAGCTCGGCGGGTGA